In the genome of Limanda limanda chromosome 15, fLimLim1.1, whole genome shotgun sequence, one region contains:
- the vdac2 gene encoding voltage-dependent anion-selective channel protein 2, with protein sequence MAVPPMYADLGKSAKDIFNKGYGFGLVKLDVKTKSDSGVEFKTSGSSNTDTSKVAGSLETKYKRSEYGLTFTEKWNTDNTLGTEITVEDQIAKGLKLTFDTTFSPNTGKKSGKVKTAYKREFVNLGCDVDFDFAGPTIHGAGVVGYEGWLAGYQMSFDTAKSKMTQNNFAIGYKTGDFQLHTNVNDGAEFGGSIYQKVSDKLETAVNLAWTAGSNSTRFGIAAKFQLDKDASISAKVNNNSLVGVGYTQTLRPGVKLTLSGLVDGKNINAGGHKLGLGLELEA encoded by the exons ATGGCCGTGCCTCCCATGTATGCTGACCTGGGCAAGTCTGCCAAAGACATCTTCAACAAAGGCTATG GTTTTGGTTTGGTGAAGCTCGATGTCAAGACAAAGTCAGACAGTGGAGTT GAattcaaaacatctggatcctcCAACACTGACACCAGCAAAGTTGCAGGTAGCCTTGAAACTAAATACAAGAGGTCCGAATATGGTCTGACCTTCACTGAGAAGTGGAACACCGACAACACCTTGGGAACAGAAATCACAGTTGAAGATCAG attGCCAAGGGACTGAAGTTGACTTTTGACACAACCTTCTCACCAAACACTGG TAAGAAGAGTGGCAAAGTTAAGACCGCCTACAAGCGCGAGTTTGTCAACCTTGGCTGTGATGTCGACTTCGACTTTGCTGGTCCCACTATCCACGGGGCTGGCGTTGTCGGCTACGAGGGTTGGCTCGCCGGCTACCAGATGAGCTTCGACACTGCCAAATCCAAGATGACCCAGAACAACTTTGCCATTGGTTACAAGACTGGAGACTTCCAGCTCCACACCAATGT GAATGACGGAGCAGAGTTTGGAGGCTCCATCTACCAGAAGGTGAGCGACAAGCTGGAGACAGCCGTCAACCTGGCCTGGACGGCTGGCAGCAACAGCACACGCTTCGGTATTGCAGCCAAGTTCCAGCTGGACAAGGATGCCTCCATCAGT GCTAAAGTGAACAACAATAGCCTTGTTGGTGTTGGATACACCCAGACTCTTAGACCAG GCGTGAAACTCACCCTGTCCGGCCTGGTCGATGGCAAGAACATCAACGCCGGAGGCCACAAGCTCGGTCTGGGCCTGGAACTGGAAGCCTAA